Proteins co-encoded in one Flavobacteriaceae bacterium MAR_2009_75 genomic window:
- a CDS encoding beta-lactamase family protein (manually curated), giving the protein MFRTLTLLFWSLMLGSCQQRQLITDPLKHVLTSKNLNIKRVMDSVKKHQVQIKYTLINRKNEGITFTDFDFQVDDSHYFYPASTVKFPIAALALEKVNAIDSININTRFYVEGDTVETTFAKTITEIFAVSDNNANNRLVEFLGQDEINSRLQAKGVGPVRISHRLGFHSEELATKPLVIYENDSTTFVIEGSTNTSPEPLELKSIKKGIGYYEDESLVEQAFDFSLKNYYPINTQHNVLKRIIFPELFSDKEQFNISKDQREKLLQAMQIMPRDAGYKPSIYYDGYCKFFMFGDSKENIPSHIKIYNKVGFAYGTLTDCAYITDQENGVEFMLTATLLVNENGIFNDNTYEYEEIGIPFLAELGRELYNFELNRSK; this is encoded by the coding sequence ATGTTCAGAACCCTCACCTTATTATTCTGGTCTTTAATGCTGGGGTCATGCCAGCAACGTCAACTAATTACAGACCCGTTAAAACATGTTCTCACATCTAAAAACTTGAACATAAAGAGGGTAATGGATAGTGTCAAAAAGCACCAAGTACAGATTAAGTACACTCTAATAAATCGCAAAAACGAGGGCATTACTTTCACAGATTTTGACTTTCAGGTAGATGACTCTCACTATTTCTATCCTGCTAGTACCGTTAAATTTCCTATTGCAGCTCTGGCACTTGAAAAAGTAAATGCCATCGATTCTATAAATATCAACACCCGTTTTTATGTGGAGGGAGACACAGTGGAAACCACATTTGCCAAAACAATTACCGAAATCTTTGCGGTTAGCGACAACAACGCCAATAATAGATTGGTAGAATTTTTAGGCCAGGATGAAATCAATTCGCGTCTACAGGCGAAAGGGGTTGGCCCTGTACGAATATCGCATCGTTTGGGTTTTCATTCAGAAGAGCTGGCTACCAAACCTTTGGTCATTTATGAAAACGATAGTACTACATTCGTCATCGAAGGCAGCACAAACACCTCACCAGAACCGCTTGAACTAAAAAGTATTAAAAAAGGAATAGGCTACTACGAAGATGAAAGTCTGGTAGAACAAGCTTTTGACTTTAGTCTCAAAAACTATTATCCAATAAACACACAGCACAATGTACTGAAACGGATAATATTTCCAGAATTGTTTTCTGATAAAGAACAATTCAATATCAGCAAAGACCAACGAGAAAAACTTCTGCAAGCTATGCAGATAATGCCAAGAGATGCGGGCTACAAGCCAAGCATTTACTACGATGGTTACTGTAAATTTTTTATGTTCGGAGACTCAAAAGAGAACATTCCATCGCATATTAAAATTTACAATAAAGTCGGTTTTGCATATGGCACACTTACAGATTGCGCCTACATAACCGACCAAGAAAATGGTGTGGAGTTTATGCTAACAGCAACTCTACTGGTCAATGAAAATGGAATTTTTAATGACAACACTTACGAATATGAAGAAATTGGCATTCCTTTTTTGGCTGAACTAGGTAGAGAATTATACAATTTCGAACTCAATAGGTCGAAATAG